In the genome of Mytilus edulis chromosome 3, xbMytEdul2.2, whole genome shotgun sequence, one region contains:
- the LOC139515338 gene encoding uncharacterized protein: MGVVDDFKGTSIFCKVVFILLLIATLFTCISYTTTDWVYNDKVVINNHYGLWRICGEAEVPAACLHIDGWANDWYGVVQAFVTFGFFGILISFFLVVLYIFVGKCQKNGEVAIAELCYYLYCHSEDEHEMKRTRVFYLIGIIIFGAKVNDKWVEDAVTDYKFGYSFALSIIALLLEIVAGVMMLVEGKGGGGGGTKPLA; the protein is encoded by the exons ATGGGAGTGGTTGACGATTTTAAGGGAACATCTATTTTTTGTAAAGTAgtctttattttattgttaattgCTACTTTATTTACATGCATTTCCTATACGACAACTGATTGGGTTTATAATGATAAAGTGGTGATCAACAATCATTATGGTTTATGGAGAATATGTGGAGAAGCAGAAGTGCCAGCAGCATGTCTACATATAGATGGCTGGGCGAATG ATTGGTATGGTGTAGTTCAGGCATTTGTGACCTTTggattttttggaattttaatttCCTTTTTCCTAGTTGTACTGTACATATTTGTTGGCAAATGTCAGAAGAATGGAGAAGTTGCAATTGCAGAACTTTGCTATTATTTGTATTGCCACAG tgaagatgaacatgaaatgaaacgcaccc GTGTATTTTATTTGATCGGCATTATAATCTTTGGTGCCAAAGTGAACGACAAGTGGGTTGAAGATGCCGTTACGGACTATAAATTTGGTTATTCATTCGCTCTATCTATCATCGCCCTTTTGCTAGAAATTGTTGCCGGTGTGATGATGCTTGTGGAAGGTAAAGGCGGAGGAGGAGGAGGAACTAAACCATTAGCATAA